A single genomic interval of Bacteroidetes bacterium GWF2_43_63 harbors:
- a CDS encoding peptidase M16 — MLQFEKFTLSNGLKVLVYNDKTTPMAVVNILYGVGARDEDENRTGFAHLFEHLMFGGSINIPEYDTPLEKVGGENNAFTNNDITNYHITLPAQNIETAFWLESDRMLSLAFSEKSLEVQRKVVIEEFKQRYLNQPYGDAWLYLRPLAYKEHPYKWSTIGKELSHIENATMSDVRAFYDKWYNPANAIMVVTGPLETDTVRKLAEKWFGSINKTHAAAHNVPQEPEQNEKRELTLERDVPFRALYQAYHMAGRENPDYKVCDLISDLLSNGASSRLYQNLVKDKNYFSGLNGYITGDYDPGLFVIHGELTGGYSFNDVIPAIKKEIEEIKKGNFSDRELEKVKNKIESTFEFSKTSCLNNAMNLAYNEWMGDADRINHEVAKYRAITREDICRVATSVFRDENLSQLLYEPRK, encoded by the coding sequence ATGCTTCAATTTGAAAAATTCACACTTTCAAATGGACTGAAAGTGCTGGTTTATAATGATAAAACCACTCCGATGGCAGTCGTTAATATCCTCTACGGCGTTGGTGCCCGCGATGAAGATGAAAACCGGACCGGATTTGCTCATTTGTTCGAACATCTCATGTTTGGTGGCAGTATTAACATTCCTGAATACGATACGCCTCTCGAAAAAGTCGGTGGCGAAAACAACGCTTTCACCAACAACGATATCACAAACTATCATATCACACTCCCCGCGCAGAATATAGAAACTGCATTCTGGCTCGAGTCTGACCGCATGCTCAGTCTGGCTTTTTCGGAAAAATCGCTCGAGGTGCAACGAAAAGTAGTTATTGAAGAATTTAAACAGCGCTATCTCAATCAACCTTACGGAGATGCGTGGCTGTATCTGCGACCTTTGGCATACAAAGAACACCCATACAAATGGTCCACCATCGGTAAGGAGCTTAGCCATATCGAAAATGCGACCATGAGCGATGTTCGTGCGTTTTATGACAAGTGGTACAATCCCGCAAACGCCATCATGGTTGTGACTGGTCCGCTCGAAACTGATACGGTAAGAAAACTTGCCGAAAAATGGTTTGGCAGCATTAATAAGACACACGCTGCCGCACATAATGTTCCACAGGAACCCGAACAAAATGAAAAAAGAGAGTTGACACTTGAGCGCGATGTTCCGTTCAGGGCTTTGTATCAGGCCTACCACATGGCAGGACGCGAAAATCCGGATTACAAAGTATGCGATCTCATCTCTGATCTGCTCTCAAATGGCGCTTCGTCAAGGCTGTATCAGAATCTTGTCAAAGACAAAAATTATTTTTCAGGTCTGAACGGCTACATCACCGGCGATTACGATCCGGGGCTTTTTGTCATTCATGGAGAGCTCACCGGTGGATATTCCTTCAACGATGTAATACCCGCAATCAAAAAAGAAATTGAGGAAATTAAAAAAGGAAATTTCAGCGACCGTGAACTGGAAAAAGTGAAAAATAAAATCGAATCGACATTCGAGTTTTCAAAAACCAGCTGTCTGAACAATGCTATGAATCTTGCATACAACGAATGGATGGGCGATGCTGATCGCATTAATCATGAAGTTGCAAAATACCGTGCAATCACGCGGGAGGATATTTGCCGGGTTGCAACTTCGGTCTTTCGCGATGAAAATCTTTCACAACTTTTATACGAGCCGCGAAAATAA
- a CDS encoding chloride channel protein codes for MLLDDYMTRKPALFLRKLIRHKQFVLLLSIVVGLTAGLAAVILKTSVHYIEAYVREQANVDAENFYYLILPGLGILITVLFTVYLIKDDISHGVSKILKALSKGESKMKPHFMYSGLIGCSITSGMGGSVGMEAPILATGAAMGSNIGLWFGQSHKTRMLLIGAGTAGALAAIFKAPIAGVIFAIEVLALEVTAASIIPLLISAVTGALVSTFMLGKSIEFYFSIQEPFEFRNTLYYVILGIVCGLVSVYFLRTNSWIEQSVQKIKKKFWRIILGGGAVGLLIFLFPPLYGEGYAAMRMILSGNIHDLSNNSFFYNFDADSWMFVGYLGLILILKVAAMSLTTGAGGIGGAFAPSLFMGGITGAAFVKVVNLLGFTTLIQSNFILVGMAGLIAGVISAPLTAIFLIAEITGGYALFIPLIVTSSIAYITTRLWEPYSIYTRGLALSGELVTHDRDKSALTLLRVNEVVESDFKTVHPDQTLRELVDVISKSKRNLFPVVDEYFNYLGVITLDSVRQLMFEQTKYDTVYLRDLMQIAKDSVSLNDNLETAMVKFRKTGWYNLPVLNGEKYVGFVSRANILMTYRNKIREFSAE; via the coding sequence ATGCTTTTGGATGACTATATGACACGGAAACCGGCTCTGTTTCTAAGGAAACTGATCAGGCACAAGCAATTTGTGCTGTTGCTCAGTATCGTGGTGGGCCTGACTGCCGGTCTGGCTGCTGTAATCCTGAAGACTTCGGTGCATTATATTGAAGCCTATGTGCGCGAACAGGCCAATGTAGATGCGGAAAACTTCTACTATTTGATTTTACCCGGGTTGGGTATTTTGATCACTGTTTTATTTACTGTTTATCTCATCAAAGACGATATCAGCCATGGCGTTTCCAAAATCCTGAAAGCCTTGTCAAAAGGCGAATCGAAGATGAAACCGCATTTCATGTATTCCGGATTGATTGGCTGTTCTATTACATCTGGCATGGGTGGCTCTGTAGGGATGGAGGCCCCGATTCTGGCAACCGGTGCGGCCATGGGCTCAAATATTGGCTTATGGTTCGGACAGTCGCACAAGACACGCATGCTGCTGATTGGAGCAGGTACGGCAGGCGCATTGGCAGCGATTTTCAAGGCACCCATCGCGGGCGTTATTTTCGCAATCGAAGTGCTGGCGCTGGAAGTTACAGCGGCTTCGATCATTCCATTGCTTATAAGCGCTGTTACCGGGGCACTCGTATCGACATTTATGCTTGGTAAAAGTATTGAATTTTATTTTTCAATTCAGGAACCATTCGAATTCAGAAATACATTGTATTACGTAATTCTCGGCATTGTATGCGGACTGGTTTCTGTTTATTTTCTGCGCACCAATAGCTGGATTGAGCAGTCTGTGCAAAAAATCAAAAAAAAATTCTGGCGCATAATTCTGGGCGGTGGCGCAGTTGGGTTGCTCATTTTTTTGTTTCCGCCTTTGTATGGTGAGGGTTATGCAGCCATGCGCATGATTTTGAGCGGCAATATTCATGATCTATCCAACAATTCATTTTTTTATAATTTCGACGCGGATTCCTGGATGTTTGTTGGGTATCTGGGTTTGATATTAATTCTCAAAGTTGCTGCAATGTCGCTTACAACTGGCGCGGGTGGCATCGGGGGCGCATTTGCTCCATCATTGTTTATGGGTGGCATCACAGGTGCCGCTTTTGTAAAAGTGGTGAATTTACTTGGATTTACAACCCTTATTCAATCAAATTTTATTCTGGTCGGAATGGCTGGCCTGATTGCCGGCGTGATTTCAGCGCCACTCACAGCCATATTCCTTATTGCAGAAATTACGGGTGGCTATGCATTGTTTATTCCCCTGATTGTCACCTCAAGCATTGCGTACATCACAACGCGGCTCTGGGAGCCATATTCGATATATACGCGTGGTCTGGCTCTCAGCGGCGAACTGGTTACGCACGATCGCGACAAATCAGCATTAACGCTTTTGAGAGTTAATGAAGTTGTTGAAAGCGATTTCAAAACGGTTCATCCAGATCAGACACTGCGCGAATTGGTTGATGTTATTTCAAAATCGAAACGCAACCTTTTTCCGGTTGTTGATGAATACTTCAACTATCTTGGTGTGATTACGCTTGACTCGGTCAGGCAGCTTATGTTTGAGCAGACGAAATATGATACGGTCTATTTGCGAGACCTTATGCAAATAGCAAAGGACTCGGTTTCGCTCAACGATAATCTTGAAACAGCTATGGTCAAGTTCCGGAAAACGGGTTGGTATAATCTTCCGGTGCTGAATGGCGAAAAATATGTCGGTTTTGTTTCGCGCGCCAATATATTAATGACCTATCGAAATAAAATCCGGGAGTTTTCAGCTGAGTGA
- a CDS encoding dipeptidase E has product MLLISNSTMAGAPYLGWCKEKIVSFYKKYNVKKVLFVPYAGVNLVDESIEASYDAYINRVAGVFAEFGIEFTSVHKEADPVAAMKNAEAISVGGGNTFYLVHMLHKTGLMEVIREKVLQGTPYCGWSAGSNVACPALFTTNDMPIVEPASFKCLNVIPFQINPHYLDANPEGHGGETRQQRIEEFLTVNRSTVVAGLREGCYFEYNEKGISLGGDRPLIVFNYGKPTQEFEPGSDISTLEGF; this is encoded by the coding sequence ATGCTTCTCATCAGTAATTCCACCATGGCCGGGGCTCCGTACCTTGGCTGGTGCAAGGAAAAAATAGTATCCTTCTATAAAAAATACAATGTCAAAAAAGTGCTGTTCGTCCCGTATGCCGGCGTCAATCTGGTGGACGAAAGCATCGAAGCATCGTATGATGCATACATCAACCGCGTGGCCGGTGTGTTTGCCGAATTCGGCATTGAATTCACTTCGGTACATAAAGAAGCTGATCCTGTTGCAGCCATGAAAAACGCTGAAGCCATTTCGGTCGGCGGCGGCAATACGTTCTATCTCGTTCACATGTTGCACAAAACGGGACTGATGGAAGTCATCCGCGAGAAAGTGCTGCAGGGAACGCCCTATTGCGGCTGGAGTGCCGGTTCAAACGTTGCCTGCCCTGCCCTGTTTACCACGAACGATATGCCTATTGTGGAGCCCGCAAGTTTCAAATGTCTGAATGTAATTCCGTTTCAGATCAACCCGCATTATCTCGATGCCAATCCCGAAGGACATGGCGGCGAAACTCGCCAGCAGCGCATCGAGGAATTTCTCACAGTCAACCGCAGCACTGTTGTTGCCGGCCTTCGCGAAGGTTGCTACTTTGAATACAACGAAAAAGGAATTTCTTTGGGCGGCGACCGCCCCTTGATTGTCTTCAACTACGGCAAACCAACGCAGGAATTTGAGCCTGGAAGCGATATCTCAACCCTCGAAGGGTTCTGA
- a CDS encoding 2,3,4,5-tetrahydropyridine-2,6-dicarboxylate N-succinyltransferase has translation MKNDNIKIIIEAAWDNRELLKESETCNTIRLVIDMLDKGTLRVAEPVSDKWQVNEWVKKAVILYFPISEMKVTEAGPLEFHDKIPLKKGYKEAGIRVVPHAVARHGAYIASGVIMMPSYVNIGAYVDSGSMVDTWATVGSCAQIGKNVHLSGGVGIGGVLEPVQAAPVIVEDGCFIGSRCIVVEGAHIGREAVLGANTVITGSTKIIDVSTEKAVEYKGYVPPRSVVIPGSYTKKFPGGEFNVNCALIIGQRKESTDRKTSLNDALRNFNVEV, from the coding sequence ATGAAAAACGACAATATAAAAATCATCATCGAAGCGGCCTGGGACAACCGGGAGCTCCTGAAAGAATCCGAAACCTGCAACACCATTCGTTTGGTCATTGACATGCTCGACAAAGGCACTTTGCGCGTAGCAGAGCCGGTTAGCGACAAATGGCAGGTGAATGAATGGGTGAAAAAAGCAGTCATCCTGTATTTTCCAATTTCGGAAATGAAAGTGACCGAAGCCGGCCCACTGGAATTTCATGACAAAATTCCACTGAAAAAAGGATATAAAGAAGCTGGTATTCGCGTGGTGCCTCACGCTGTAGCCCGCCATGGAGCCTATATTGCCAGCGGTGTCATCATGATGCCTTCGTATGTAAACATTGGCGCTTATGTCGATAGCGGCAGCATGGTCGACACCTGGGCGACTGTAGGTTCTTGCGCACAGATCGGAAAAAATGTACACCTCAGTGGTGGCGTTGGAATCGGCGGTGTGCTGGAACCTGTGCAAGCAGCTCCGGTCATTGTCGAAGACGGTTGCTTCATCGGTTCACGCTGCATTGTGGTTGAAGGTGCGCACATCGGACGTGAAGCGGTTCTCGGAGCCAACACGGTCATTACCGGCAGCACCAAAATTATTGATGTTTCGACTGAAAAAGCGGTTGAATACAAAGGCTATGTGCCGCCCCGCTCTGTTGTGATTCCGGGTTCGTACACCAAAAAATTTCCCGGCGGCGAATTCAATGTGAATTGTGCCCTGATTATCGGACAACGCAAAGAAAGCACCGACCGCAAAACCTCACTCAACGACGCCCTGCGGAATTTCAATGTGGAGGTGTAG
- a CDS encoding AmmeMemoRadiSam system radical SAM enzyme — protein MIKARYFEVLADNTVKCLLCPHACILKNGQTGICHSRINEEGTLFTNAYGNPVAVHLDPIEKKPLYHFLPASKVLSFGTAGCNFRCLNCQNADISQVAPDEIESLDYSPDKLVKMALEHKSEGIAFTYTEPTVFFEYMYDTAALAQKAGLKTIMISNGFINAEPLTDLIKVMDAFNIDLKSFNDSTYKTLCGGQLSPVLHTIKTIRDSGKWLEITNLMVTGYTDKPVEFRSMVDWLVQNDLNDVPLHISRFFPAYKLMDSQPTSLSDIEDAYNIAVEAGIQYVYTGNIRNEAHENTLCPECGSLLVMREGYTAEVTGLTNNTCTKCGGIVPGVWIK, from the coding sequence ATGATAAAAGCCAGGTATTTCGAAGTGCTTGCTGATAATACGGTGAAATGCCTTTTATGTCCGCATGCATGCATTCTGAAGAACGGTCAGACAGGTATTTGCCACTCCAGGATTAATGAAGAAGGCACCTTGTTCACAAATGCATATGGGAATCCGGTGGCAGTTCATTTGGATCCGATTGAGAAAAAACCATTGTATCATTTTTTGCCGGCATCAAAAGTGTTGTCGTTTGGCACTGCAGGCTGTAATTTCAGATGCCTAAACTGTCAGAATGCCGATATTTCGCAGGTTGCTCCTGATGAAATCGAGTCGCTGGATTATTCTCCAGATAAACTTGTGAAAATGGCTCTGGAACACAAATCCGAAGGCATAGCCTTTACCTACACTGAGCCCACCGTTTTTTTCGAATATATGTATGATACAGCTGCTCTGGCTCAGAAAGCGGGTTTGAAGACAATTATGATTTCAAATGGTTTTATTAATGCAGAACCTTTGACTGATTTGATTAAAGTGATGGATGCATTTAATATCGACCTGAAATCGTTCAATGACTCCACATACAAAACACTTTGTGGCGGGCAGCTGAGTCCGGTTTTGCATACCATAAAAACAATCAGGGATTCCGGAAAGTGGCTTGAGATAACAAACCTGATGGTTACTGGTTACACGGACAAACCCGTGGAATTCAGAAGTATGGTTGATTGGCTTGTGCAGAATGATTTAAATGATGTTCCGCTGCATATTTCCCGGTTTTTCCCAGCGTATAAACTAATGGATTCGCAGCCCACAAGTCTTTCTGACATTGAAGATGCTTACAACATTGCTGTTGAAGCGGGAATCCAATATGTTTATACCGGCAATATACGAAACGAAGCACACGAAAACACCTTGTGCCCGGAGTGCGGAAGCCTGCTTGTAATGCGCGAAGGATACACAGCTGAGGTGACCGGTTTGACCAATAATACCTGCACGAAATGCGGCGGCATCGTTCCGGGCGTGTGGATAAAATAA
- a CDS encoding purine-nucleoside phosphorylase yields the protein MLEKIAKTADFIRSKTKLRPQIAIVLGTGLGGLVNEIEIVDSIPYNEIPNFPVSTVKGHQGRLIFGKLSGKDVIAMQGRFHFYEGYDMLEVTFPFRVFKNLGIETLLLSNAAGGMNVNFKVGDIMFINDHINLMGTNPLIGKNYDELGPRFPDFSEPYDHKLLETALSAAKDLNIPVHQGVYVAMSGPTFETPAEYKYVRIIGGDAVGMSTVPEAIVARHSSMKVFAVSIITDLGGMDEVVAVSHEEVIEAANKAEPKMTAIIKELLKRI from the coding sequence ATGTTGGAAAAAATTGCAAAAACAGCTGATTTCATCAGAAGCAAAACCAAGCTCAGGCCTCAGATTGCCATAGTACTGGGGACTGGTTTAGGTGGTCTTGTAAATGAAATTGAAATAGTTGACAGCATTCCCTACAATGAGATTCCAAATTTCCCTGTTTCAACAGTTAAAGGACATCAGGGACGGCTCATTTTCGGTAAACTGAGTGGAAAAGATGTAATTGCCATGCAAGGTCGCTTTCATTTTTATGAAGGCTACGATATGCTGGAGGTTACTTTCCCATTTCGCGTTTTTAAAAACCTGGGTATTGAAACACTGCTGCTTTCAAATGCAGCGGGCGGAATGAATGTAAATTTCAAAGTTGGTGACATTATGTTTATCAACGATCATATAAATCTGATGGGAACCAATCCGTTGATTGGTAAAAACTACGATGAACTTGGTCCCAGATTTCCCGATTTCAGCGAACCTTATGATCACAAACTGCTCGAAACGGCACTCAGCGCAGCAAAAGACCTGAATATCCCCGTGCATCAGGGGGTGTATGTTGCCATGAGTGGCCCAACGTTTGAAACTCCTGCGGAGTACAAATATGTCCGCATTATCGGTGGTGATGCCGTTGGAATGTCAACAGTGCCTGAAGCCATTGTTGCCCGCCATTCTTCCATGAAAGTATTTGCTGTTTCAATTATTACTGACCTTGGAGGCATGGATGAAGTCGTTGCAGTCAGTCACGAAGAAGTTATTGAAGCGGCCAATAAGGCTGAACCCAAAATGACAGCCATCATCAAAGAGCTGCTGAAAAGAATCTGA
- a CDS encoding tetraacyldisaccharide 4'-kinase — protein sequence MGFRFLLFPFQWGYILIVSVRKLLYAIGIKKRWGFDVPVICIGNLNAGGSGKTPHTKYVANLLVEKGYNVSIIMRGYKRNTSGFIHCNKNHNVAEIGDEAYEYVRGLDENINVFVCERRRKGIREILKKVPSTDVILMDDGYQHLDVKAGLYILLTDYLNPYWKDHVLPVGKLRECKSAKKRADVIIVSKTPKVFSPIIGRDLIEKIKPGHHQNIAFSYLDYGKPVRVYSDSPVKLEIPDNTYSIFLLCGIANPYPLEEYLKRSCVELYAHKYPDHYSFKLRDIEKLADDFKSHMMKSKVIFTTEKDVARLMLPEIKEKLVDLPFFYIPVTVGIHESKEFNLDKLIIDYVGKNCKNS from the coding sequence ATGGGGTTTAGATTTTTACTGTTCCCCTTTCAGTGGGGATATATTTTAATAGTGTCTGTCAGAAAGCTTCTCTATGCTATCGGCATAAAGAAACGCTGGGGTTTTGATGTCCCTGTTATTTGCATTGGCAACCTGAATGCCGGTGGATCGGGGAAAACTCCTCATACGAAATATGTTGCCAACCTGTTAGTTGAAAAGGGCTACAATGTTTCAATAATTATGAGGGGCTATAAGCGCAACACCAGCGGATTCATACATTGTAACAAAAATCACAATGTAGCCGAAATTGGAGATGAGGCCTATGAATATGTCAGAGGGCTGGATGAAAATATAAATGTGTTCGTGTGTGAACGCCGAAGAAAAGGCATCAGGGAAATTCTGAAAAAAGTACCATCCACAGACGTAATTCTCATGGACGATGGTTATCAGCATCTGGATGTCAAAGCCGGGCTTTATATTTTGCTGACTGATTATCTCAATCCGTACTGGAAAGATCATGTACTGCCTGTGGGAAAACTGCGTGAATGCAAATCTGCGAAAAAGCGGGCAGATGTAATCATTGTGTCAAAAACACCCAAGGTATTCTCACCGATAATTGGCCGCGACCTGATTGAAAAAATAAAGCCAGGCCACCATCAAAATATTGCCTTTTCGTACCTCGATTATGGAAAGCCTGTACGTGTTTATTCCGACAGCCCTGTAAAACTTGAAATTCCTGACAATACTTACTCGATATTTCTACTTTGCGGTATTGCAAACCCTTACCCGCTTGAAGAATATTTGAAGCGTAGTTGTGTTGAATTATATGCCCATAAATACCCCGATCATTATTCCTTCAAGCTCAGGGATATTGAAAAATTGGCCGATGACTTTAAAAGTCATATGATGAAAAGTAAAGTGATTTTTACAACAGAAAAAGATGTTGCAAGGTTAATGCTGCCGGAGATAAAAGAAAAATTGGTAGATTTGCCTTTCTTTTACATTCCGGTAACTGTCGGAATTCATGAAAGTAAAGAATTTAATCTTGACAAACTAATTATAGACTATGTTGGAAAAAATTGCAAAAACAGCTGA
- a CDS encoding dolichyl-phosphate beta-D-mannosyltransferase: MSDSLVIIPTYNEKENIENIIRKVFSLEKDFNVLIIEDNSPDGTAAIVKGLMTEFKDRLFIEERKGKLGLGTAYIHGFKWALAHNYEYIFEMDADFSHNPEDLIRLYKACHDDGHDMSVGSRYITGVNVVNWPMGRVLLSYYASAYVRFITRMKVRDTTAGFVCYTRKVLEAIRFEKISFLGYAFQIEMKYTIHKLGFSIKEVPIIFTDRTLGQSKMTKGIVREAFFGVIQLRLRNTKRRHQK, encoded by the coding sequence GTGTCCGATTCATTAGTAATAATACCAACCTACAACGAGAAGGAGAATATTGAGAATATTATCCGCAAGGTTTTCTCATTGGAGAAAGACTTTAATGTTTTGATAATTGAAGACAATTCTCCCGATGGCACCGCTGCTATTGTAAAAGGGTTGATGACCGAATTCAAAGACCGACTTTTTATTGAAGAGCGCAAAGGAAAACTTGGGCTGGGAACCGCCTATATCCACGGTTTTAAATGGGCTTTGGCTCATAATTATGAGTATATTTTCGAGATGGATGCCGATTTCAGCCACAATCCAGAAGACTTAATAAGGCTTTACAAGGCTTGCCACGATGATGGCCACGACATGTCGGTAGGCTCCCGTTATATTACCGGAGTCAATGTGGTCAACTGGCCGATGGGCCGTGTGCTGCTCAGCTATTATGCTTCGGCTTACGTCAGATTCATCACCCGCATGAAAGTCCGTGATACCACTGCCGGATTTGTCTGCTATACACGCAAAGTACTTGAAGCCATCCGCTTCGAGAAGATTTCTTTCCTTGGATATGCCTTCCAGATTGAAATGAAGTATACGATTCATAAGCTGGGATTTTCCATCAAGGAAGTCCCGATTATCTTTACCGACCGCACGCTGGGTCAATCCAAAATGACCAAAGGCATTGTGCGCGAAGCTTTTTTCGGAGTTATTCAATTACGCTTGCGCAATACTAAGCGCCGCCATCAAAAATAA
- a CDS encoding dihydroorotase (Catalyzes the reversible hydrolysis of the amide bond within dihydroorotate. This metabolic intermediate is required for the biosynthesis of pyrimidine nucleotides) — translation MESYHIFNARIVNENRIFEGEVFISGGIIKKINEEKTSKTPAGYTAIDAAGKYLLPGVIDDQVHFRQPGMEEKATIFTESRAAVAGGVTSFMEMPNTKPPTLTQELLEAKYKIASKDSLANYSFYMGVSNDNIEEVLKTPLDTVCGVKIFLGSSTGNLLVDNHKTIEKLFAETPHIIAAHCEDEDTIIRNTESFKNFFGDEISAAIHAAIRSAEACFKSSSYAVALARKKKTRLHVFHVSTAKELELFDAGMPLEQKRITAEVCVHHLWFTSDFYRTHENLVKWNPAIKTAEDRKGLRDGLKAGLLDVVATDHAPHLLAEKMKPYFDAPSGGPMVQHSLQAMIALGESGLWTIADVANFMCHKPAILFNVSKRGFIREGYFADLVLVDTSKKYKITKSNILYKCGWSPLEGETMPATITKTFVNGHLAWDNGKVVGTKVGKRLGFERG, via the coding sequence ATGGAATCCTATCACATCTTCAACGCCCGGATTGTAAACGAAAACAGAATCTTTGAGGGCGAAGTTTTTATTTCCGGTGGAATCATAAAAAAAATCAACGAAGAGAAAACTTCAAAAACACCTGCCGGATACACCGCTATTGATGCGGCCGGAAAATATCTGCTCCCAGGAGTGATTGACGATCAGGTGCATTTTCGTCAGCCGGGCATGGAAGAAAAAGCAACTATTTTTACTGAAAGCCGCGCGGCCGTTGCCGGTGGAGTAACGTCCTTTATGGAAATGCCCAACACCAAACCGCCAACACTGACGCAGGAATTACTGGAAGCGAAATATAAAATTGCTTCGAAAGATTCGCTCGCCAACTATAGTTTCTACATGGGCGTGTCGAACGACAACATCGAAGAAGTGCTAAAAACGCCATTGGATACGGTTTGCGGTGTGAAAATATTTCTGGGCTCATCCACCGGAAACCTGCTGGTCGACAATCATAAAACCATAGAAAAGCTTTTTGCTGAAACACCGCATATCATTGCTGCACACTGTGAGGACGAAGATACGATCATCCGAAATACCGAATCCTTTAAAAACTTTTTCGGCGACGAAATCAGTGCAGCCATACATGCCGCCATTCGTAGTGCCGAAGCTTGCTTCAAATCTTCGTCGTACGCAGTGGCACTGGCCAGAAAAAAGAAAACCAGACTCCATGTTTTTCATGTTTCAACGGCAAAAGAACTTGAGCTTTTCGATGCCGGAATGCCGCTTGAACAGAAGCGTATCACCGCCGAAGTCTGTGTGCATCATCTGTGGTTTACCAGTGATTTTTACCGCACGCATGAAAATCTGGTGAAATGGAATCCTGCCATCAAAACCGCCGAAGACCGCAAGGGCCTGCGCGACGGACTGAAAGCCGGACTGCTCGATGTGGTCGCTACCGATCATGCCCCGCATCTGCTGGCCGAAAAAATGAAACCTTATTTCGACGCTCCTTCGGGTGGACCCATGGTGCAGCACAGTCTGCAGGCCATGATTGCACTTGGCGAATCGGGACTCTGGACCATTGCTGATGTTGCAAATTTCATGTGTCACAAGCCCGCCATTCTTTTCAATGTTTCAAAACGCGGCTTCATCCGCGAAGGATATTTTGCCGATCTGGTGCTGGTCGACACTTCAAAAAAATACAAGATCACCAAATCCAATATCCTCTACAAATGCGGCTGGTCGCCCCTCGAAGGCGAAACCATGCCCGCCACCATCACCAAAACCTTTGTCAACGGCCATCTCGCCTGGGACAATGGAAAAGTGGTTGGGACGAAGGTGGGGAAGAGGTTGGGGTTTGAGAGGGGGTGA